One Pseudomonadota bacterium genomic window carries:
- a CDS encoding hydrogenase yields MIMDLMLASLAVLLFGSAVCVFAGGSGKSASLMGAITSVTGAILAMGAAGTILWTGKESSLHVPWQVPFGSFYIAVDPLSAFFIITISLVCALAAIYGTAYMDIYRGKKNLGAAWCFFNLLFASMLLVVLSRNGILFLIAWEGMSLSSFFLVMFEHEKAEVREAGWVYLIAAHVGQACLMFLFILLGGQNASLDFDKFTTPVGAAAALFILALAGFGAKAGFVPMHVWLPDAHPAAPSHVSAVMSGVMIKTGIYGLVRIVLLIGAPAQWWGWTLLIIGAVSGIMGVLFALAQHDIKRLLAYHSVENIGIICMGLGLWLLGVSINNPVLATLGLMGGLLHVLNHALFKSLLFFGAGSVAHASGTRNMDLLGGLLKRMPQTSLTFAIGAAAICGLPPLNGFISEFLIYLGAFGIVAKAGTLGSPAVGGLIAMASLGLIGGLAAACFAKVFGIVFLGEPRSENSARAHEVPRPMLFAMTTLAALCIIIGLAGPLAIKLVTPVARQLIGDANVSETSAMACGILWKISLAGGVLIIIAGVFWGLRSILLARRVNSTGPTWDCGYLAPNNRMQYTASSFAWPVIGMFQWLVRPKLNVRFTKGLFPQHAEISSHTDDIFRRNLFAPIFKLISELAQRIHRLQEGRNQLYVLYIAITILILLLVKVR; encoded by the coding sequence ATGATCATGGATCTGATGTTGGCATCTCTTGCAGTCCTCCTTTTTGGCAGCGCTGTGTGCGTTTTTGCAGGCGGTTCAGGAAAGAGCGCATCTCTGATGGGAGCTATTACAAGCGTGACCGGTGCTATTTTAGCCATGGGGGCAGCAGGAACAATTCTATGGACCGGTAAAGAATCATCACTCCATGTACCGTGGCAGGTTCCCTTCGGCTCTTTCTATATCGCAGTTGATCCCTTGTCCGCCTTTTTCATCATTACTATCTCCCTTGTCTGTGCACTTGCCGCCATTTATGGAACGGCTTATATGGATATCTATCGTGGCAAAAAGAATCTCGGCGCAGCGTGGTGCTTTTTTAATTTACTCTTTGCTTCCATGCTGTTGGTGGTTCTTTCCAGAAACGGCATATTGTTTCTGATCGCCTGGGAAGGCATGTCCCTCTCCTCTTTTTTTCTGGTGATGTTCGAGCACGAAAAGGCGGAGGTCCGGGAGGCAGGATGGGTGTATCTTATAGCAGCCCATGTTGGCCAGGCATGCCTGATGTTTCTTTTTATACTTTTAGGCGGGCAGAATGCGAGTCTTGACTTTGACAAGTTTACTACACCTGTTGGTGCGGCAGCAGCCCTGTTTATTCTGGCATTAGCCGGTTTTGGTGCAAAGGCAGGCTTTGTGCCCATGCACGTATGGCTGCCCGATGCCCATCCTGCAGCACCGTCCCATGTCTCAGCCGTGATGAGTGGTGTGATGATAAAGACAGGCATATATGGTCTTGTGAGGATAGTATTACTGATCGGTGCTCCGGCTCAGTGGTGGGGCTGGACGCTACTTATTATTGGCGCTGTCTCAGGTATTATGGGCGTCCTGTTCGCCCTGGCGCAGCATGACATTAAGCGTCTTCTGGCCTACCACAGTGTCGAAAATATCGGGATTATCTGCATGGGGCTGGGATTGTGGCTCCTTGGCGTATCAATAAATAATCCTGTTCTGGCCACCCTTGGCCTTATGGGGGGACTGCTTCACGTACTAAATCATGCCCTCTTTAAAAGTCTGCTTTTTTTCGGAGCAGGAAGTGTGGCCCATGCTTCAGGCACCAGAAATATGGATCTATTGGGAGGTCTTCTGAAAAGAATGCCGCAGACATCCCTGACATTTGCCATCGGTGCTGCCGCCATTTGCGGACTTCCTCCTTTAAACGGTTTTATAAGCGAATTTCTTATATATCTTGGTGCGTTCGGAATAGTTGCCAAGGCCGGCACATTAGGTAGCCCGGCTGTTGGAGGATTGATCGCCATGGCCTCTCTGGGATTAATAGGGGGGCTCGCTGCCGCCTGCTTTGCGAAAGTCTTTGGTATCGTATTTTTAGGTGAACCACGAAGCGAAAATTCGGCCAGGGCGCATGAAGTCCCACGGCCAATGCTCTTTGCCATGACCACACTGGCAGCCCTGTGTATTATCATAGGTCTTGCCGGTCCTTTAGCTATTAAACTTGTAACTCCGGTCGCAAGACAATTGATAGGGGATGCAAATGTATCGGAAACATCAGCCATGGCCTGCGGAATTCTCTGGAAAATCAGCCTTGCAGGAGGAGTATTGATAATCATTGCAGGAGTTTTTTGGGGACTGCGGAGCATTTTGCTTGCAAGACGGGTTAATAGTACCGGACCAACATGGGACTGCGGCTATTTAGCTCCTAACAATCGCATGCAATATACTGCTTCATCTTTTGCCTGGCCTGTGATCGGTATGTTCCAGTGGCTGGTGCGCCCAAAGCTCAATGTCCGGTTCACTAAAGGACTTTTTCCACAACATGCTGAGATATCATCTCATACTGATGATATCTTCCGCCGGAATCTGTTTGCCCCCATATTTAAATTGATCAGTGAACTGGCTCAGCGTATACACAGGCTACAGGAAGGCCGCAACCAG
- a CDS encoding helix-turn-helix domain-containing protein codes for MKLRVKDAAELLKVSEKTIYRWIAQEKLPMHQLSGQYRFNRAELLEWATTKCIPISLKMMEEPEDAFIPSFVSPTIKAHLNLLSKLSLGLRSPTFAEVVARIGLREDIFLQAGLLDAQLVAKSAGKEERAS; via the coding sequence ATGAAACTCAGGGTAAAAGACGCCGCGGAACTGCTTAAGGTTTCGGAAAAGACAATCTATCGCTGGATAGCGCAGGAAAAGCTGCCTATGCATCAGCTCAGCGGACAATACAGGTTTAACCGGGCGGAACTCCTGGAATGGGCTACAACAAAATGCATCCCTATCTCACTAAAAATGATGGAAGAACCTGAGGATGCTTTTATACCTTCATTTGTCAGCCCAACAATCAAGGCCCATCTCAATCTTTTATCTAAGCTCTCTTTAGGCCTTCGTTCGCCCACATTTGCGGAAGTTGTTGCCCGAATCGGATTGAGGGAAGATATCTTCCTGCAAGCCGGCCTGCTGGATGCCCAGCTTGTCGCCAAATCAGCGGGAAAGGAGGAACGGGCATCATGA
- a CDS encoding transferase produces MKQLEKLIKRIIHRVNINLREHGSFDVEPYIREIVPINQLVKFYAFYGITSHHPLYFHFSNSNLAGSYFLGKCTVDNSVLYKSDIRGDELMAKGDIFHFEGSDIALDHDEKISISDSFLIKTLVHNYSHDPENLEEFIIKNTASTSYANIHGSPVEGCFLGPFSTVDLTTLHDCVIGRFAYVQVGEMIHQWVEPGSILIRKTDEFNFSYHFSENVLNQYIRFETGKMPQGIFMDFVENRKEDFQEVFNVVHRKLPMPVPSGASISRYSVLKGKNRIGENVLIAQRAYLENATLGKGSNAQENCYIIYSELEGFNVTAHGAKIINANIGLRVFVGFNSFLHGKPGCALVIGKGSIVMPHTIIDLKEPVNIPSDYIVWGYISNQADLEQHGMPLEKLSAVDGEFMLGAMKFTGSGYAFVKAFRNRIEHILEANGAFFDGSKFKGHAQKGQNIAYNIIQPCPMGNNKGIYPAIDIML; encoded by the coding sequence ATGAAACAACTCGAAAAGCTTATAAAAAGAATAATTCATAGAGTTAATATTAATTTGAGAGAACACGGCTCGTTTGATGTTGAGCCATATATTCGTGAAATAGTGCCCATTAATCAGCTGGTCAAGTTTTATGCTTTTTATGGCATAACTTCCCATCATCCCCTTTATTTTCATTTCAGTAACTCGAACCTTGCAGGAAGTTATTTTCTTGGTAAATGTACTGTTGACAATTCGGTGCTTTATAAAAGCGATATAAGGGGCGACGAATTAATGGCAAAAGGTGACATCTTCCATTTTGAGGGTTCTGATATAGCTCTTGATCATGATGAAAAAATATCCATCAGCGATAGTTTTCTCATAAAAACGCTTGTTCATAACTATTCTCATGATCCTGAAAATTTAGAAGAATTTATCATAAAAAATACAGCTTCAACTTCTTATGCAAACATACATGGTTCACCAGTTGAAGGATGTTTTTTAGGTCCTTTTTCAACAGTTGATCTTACTACTCTTCATGATTGCGTGATAGGTCGCTTTGCTTATGTTCAGGTGGGTGAAATGATCCATCAATGGGTGGAACCGGGAAGTATCTTAATCAGGAAGACTGACGAATTTAATTTCAGCTACCACTTTTCAGAAAATGTACTAAACCAGTATATCAGGTTCGAAACCGGTAAAATGCCGCAGGGTATATTTATGGATTTCGTTGAAAATCGTAAAGAGGATTTCCAGGAAGTTTTCAATGTTGTTCACCGCAAGCTGCCAATGCCCGTTCCTTCAGGCGCTTCAATAAGTAGATATTCCGTTTTAAAGGGAAAAAACCGGATCGGAGAAAACGTCCTTATTGCTCAAAGAGCGTATCTTGAAAATGCTACGCTTGGAAAAGGTTCAAATGCTCAGGAAAATTGCTATATAATATATTCGGAGCTTGAGGGTTTTAATGTAACTGCGCATGGTGCTAAAATTATAAATGCAAACATAGGCCTCAGAGTTTTTGTAGGGTTTAATTCCTTTTTGCATGGAAAACCCGGATGTGCACTTGTAATAGGCAAAGGCTCAATTGTAATGCCCCATACAATTATTGATCTTAAAGAGCCTGTAAATATTCCTTCGGATTATATTGTATGGGGTTATATATCTAATCAGGCTGATCTTGAGCAGCATGGCATGCCTCTTGAGAAACTTTCGGCTGTTGATGGAGAATTTATGCTGGGAGCTATGAAGTTTACCGGAAGCGGGTATGCTTTTGTTAAAGCTTTCCGTAACCGGATAGAGCATATTCTTGAAGCAAACGGCGCCTTTTTCGATGGCAGTAAATTCAAGGGTCATGCTCAGAAAGGCCAAAATATAGCATATAATATTATTCAGCCATGTCCAATGGGGAATAATAAAGGGATATATCCTGCAATAGATATTATGTTATAG
- a CDS encoding STAS domain-containing protein, with translation MLTRIFPFLVWFKKYNLEAFKIDAISGLTVALVLIPQSMAYAQLAGLPPYYGLYASFIPPMIAALFGSSRQLATGPVAVVSLMTSASLEPLATLGSEGFIAYAILLALMVGIFQFSLGVFRLGLVVNFLSHPVVNGFTNAAAIIIASSQLSKMFGVSVDNAAHHYETIAKVIKFAMNYTHWPTLIMGASAFIVMMVLKRFAPKVPNVLVAVGIATVVSWMIGFNCDKTADITSIQSKETIELVANYNLAVENSIILGEERTKALTALDEIIEKGDPIAVIDAQRDVSIIAAKIDTLKKEIRVYKEDIRNLLFAGVKQPEEMMFFYLKEQVPEGVETDGRIWRIKVKNNTLDTTKLTMIGGGAIVGTIPEGIPKFSIPAINFKVMMKLFPFAAIISLLGFMEAISIAKAMAAKTGQRLDPNQELIGQGLANILGSFTSGYPVSGSFSRSAVNLSSGAVTGLSSVFTSLTVLITLMFFTPLLYYLPQSVLAAVIMMAVIGLINVSGFIHSMKAKWYDGTISIISFICTLAFAPHLDKGIMVGVVLSLCVFLYNSMRPKVASLSRHDDEALRDSTVFGLKQCHHIDMVRFDGPLFFANASYLEDQITERLMNKKDLRHIVIVCNGINDIDASGEETLSLVVDRTRSGGVDISFSGVNETVMKVFKRTHLIEKIGEDHIYPTMEKAVCSVYDETHTDNKEDMCPLQTVCRIA, from the coding sequence ATGTTGACCCGAATTTTCCCTTTTCTTGTGTGGTTTAAAAAATATAATCTTGAAGCCTTCAAGATTGATGCAATCTCCGGATTGACAGTGGCTCTTGTGCTTATTCCCCAGTCAATGGCTTATGCACAGTTAGCCGGGTTACCCCCATATTACGGTTTATATGCTTCATTCATTCCTCCCATGATTGCGGCACTTTTTGGTTCCAGCCGACAACTTGCAACAGGTCCTGTGGCTGTTGTATCTCTTATGACATCAGCATCACTGGAACCGCTGGCTACTTTAGGAAGTGAAGGCTTTATTGCATATGCAATCCTTCTGGCTCTTATGGTAGGTATTTTTCAGTTTTCGCTTGGGGTGTTTAGGCTAGGACTTGTTGTTAATTTCTTATCTCATCCGGTTGTAAACGGTTTCACAAATGCTGCCGCGATTATTATTGCTTCTTCCCAGCTCTCAAAAATGTTTGGAGTAAGTGTGGATAATGCGGCACATCATTATGAAACTATAGCAAAAGTTATTAAATTTGCCATGAATTATACGCACTGGCCAACTTTGATAATGGGAGCATCAGCATTTATTGTTATGATGGTTTTAAAACGTTTTGCGCCCAAAGTTCCCAATGTGCTTGTAGCTGTTGGCATTGCAACGGTGGTATCATGGATGATCGGATTTAACTGTGATAAAACAGCCGACATTACGTCTATTCAATCGAAAGAAACGATAGAATTAGTTGCAAATTATAATTTAGCCGTAGAAAACTCAATAATTCTTGGTGAAGAGCGGACTAAAGCATTGACAGCCCTTGATGAAATTATAGAAAAAGGAGACCCCATAGCAGTTATTGATGCTCAAAGAGACGTTAGTATAATTGCAGCCAAGATAGATACTTTAAAAAAGGAAATCCGTGTATATAAAGAAGATATAAGAAATCTTTTGTTTGCAGGAGTTAAACAGCCCGAAGAAATGATGTTTTTTTATCTTAAGGAACAGGTTCCTGAAGGAGTTGAAACAGACGGACGTATCTGGCGTATCAAAGTGAAAAACAATACCCTGGATACAACCAAGCTTACAATGATAGGCGGAGGCGCTATTGTCGGAACAATACCGGAAGGGATTCCAAAATTTTCCATACCCGCGATAAATTTTAAAGTTATGATGAAACTTTTCCCATTTGCAGCAATTATCTCACTTCTTGGTTTCATGGAAGCTATTTCAATTGCAAAAGCGATGGCGGCAAAAACAGGACAAAGGCTTGATCCCAATCAGGAACTGATAGGGCAAGGACTTGCAAATATTTTGGGTTCATTTACAAGCGGGTATCCTGTTTCAGGATCATTTTCAAGATCGGCGGTTAACCTTTCGTCCGGTGCAGTTACGGGTTTATCCAGTGTTTTCACCAGCCTGACAGTATTAATAACGCTTATGTTTTTTACCCCGCTTCTTTACTATCTTCCTCAGTCAGTTCTTGCTGCGGTTATAATGATGGCGGTTATAGGCCTTATAAATGTTTCCGGTTTCATTCACAGTATGAAGGCAAAATGGTATGACGGTACAATTTCAATTATATCTTTTATCTGTACTTTGGCCTTTGCGCCCCATCTTGATAAGGGCATTATGGTTGGTGTTGTTTTGTCTTTGTGTGTTTTTCTGTATAATAGCATGAGACCGAAAGTGGCTTCATTATCGCGACATGATGATGAAGCTTTACGCGATTCAACGGTTTTTGGACTTAAACAATGCCATCATATAGATATGGTTCGTTTCGATGGGCCGCTCTTTTTTGCAAACGCAAGTTACCTTGAAGACCAAATTACAGAGCGTCTTATGAATAAAAAGGATCTTAGGCATATTGTGATAGTTTGTAACGGTATAAATGATATTGACGCTTCGGGTGAAGAAACTTTATCATTGGTAGTTGACAGGACAAGAAGCGGTGGAGTTGATATTTCATTTTCCGGTGTAAATGAAACTGTGATGAAAGTGTTTAAAAGAACGCACCTGATAGAAAAGATAGGTGAAGATCACATATATCCTACTATGGAAAAGGCTGTATGCTCGGTTTATGATGAAACACATACTGATAATAAGGAAGATATGTGTCCACTACAAACTGTTTGCCGTATTGCATGA
- a CDS encoding response regulator: MSVITIFSGTFCEEESVVEKVLTSTGFKLITDDDIVNKANRLSGIAANKLKKAFLAKESVFNNFTHEKELSSAWLKLAVAESISEDKLLLSGFAGQLVPKVISHVLKVCIIAEMKFRISNAIMEQKISEKEAVRLIHRQDEDRLVWINTHFNKNDPWDSSLYDLVVPMDKMLLEKAVSLIVENAGKDVVKPTELSRKSVEDFLLASQVEVKLATEGHNVDAVAKDGEVTIIVNKHVFLQSKLEEELKSIADKVQGVKSVETKFGEGYYQTDIYRKYDFKMPSKVLLVDDEREFVQTLSERLILRDMGSVVAYDGESALSMVTEDEPDVMILDLKMPGIDGIEVLKRVKKDSPDIEVIILTGHGTDADEEVCMKLGAFAYLQKPVDIEILSDTLKKANDKIRRGKASEAK, translated from the coding sequence ATGTCTGTAATTACTATTTTTAGCGGCACCTTCTGTGAAGAAGAATCTGTTGTTGAAAAAGTGCTTACATCAACAGGATTTAAGCTGATAACAGATGATGATATTGTTAATAAAGCAAACAGGCTTTCAGGTATAGCTGCAAACAAGTTAAAAAAAGCTTTTTTGGCCAAAGAGTCTGTTTTTAATAATTTTACACATGAAAAAGAACTTTCAAGCGCATGGCTTAAACTTGCCGTTGCCGAAAGCATATCCGAAGATAAGCTTCTTCTATCAGGCTTTGCAGGCCAGCTTGTTCCTAAAGTAATCAGTCATGTCTTAAAAGTATGTATTATTGCCGAAATGAAGTTTAGAATATCTAATGCAATCATGGAGCAAAAGATTTCTGAAAAAGAAGCGGTAAGGCTTATTCATAGACAAGATGAAGACAGGCTTGTATGGATAAACACTCATTTTAATAAAAATGACCCTTGGGATTCTTCATTATACGATTTAGTTGTTCCTATGGATAAGATGCTGCTGGAAAAGGCGGTTTCTCTTATAGTTGAAAATGCCGGAAAAGATGTTGTAAAACCTACAGAGCTTTCCCGAAAATCCGTTGAGGATTTTCTCCTTGCTTCTCAGGTTGAAGTAAAACTGGCAACGGAGGGACACAATGTTGATGCTGTTGCAAAAGACGGTGAGGTAACCATAATAGTAAATAAGCATGTTTTTCTCCAGAGTAAACTTGAGGAAGAGCTAAAAAGTATAGCCGACAAAGTACAAGGCGTAAAGTCTGTTGAGACTAAGTTTGGAGAAGGTTACTACCAGACGGATATTTACCGTAAGTATGATTTTAAAATGCCGTCTAAGGTTTTGCTTGTAGATGATGAACGCGAATTTGTGCAAACTTTGTCGGAACGCCTTATCCTGCGAGATATGGGGTCTGTTGTGGCATATGATGGCGAATCCGCTCTAAGTATGGTTACGGAAGACGAACCTGATGTCATGATTTTAGATCTTAAAATGCCGGGGATAGACGGCATCGAAGTATTAAAACGTGTTAAAAAGGACAGTCCTGATATTGAGGTCATAATTCTAACTGGTCATGGAACCGATGCTGACGAGGAAGTGTGTATGAAGCTTGGTGCATTTGCATACCTGCAGAAGCCAGTGGATATCGAGATATTAAGTGATACCTTGAAAAAAGCAAATGATAAGATCAGGCGCGGGAAAGCTTCTGAAGCAAAATAG
- a CDS encoding two-component sensor histidine kinase: protein MSILENLKPKFWNYSDVAAGPHKHLFNFRRMWKIAVLVISMVAIIPLVSITLIDYKVTQNAVETDSLLRTARLVSNTWRTVSFFLVERRAALDFVVRDNRFDSLCDAKRLSEILNNLKKGFGGFIDIGVIDSNGMQRAYAGPYKLHGINYRDQSWFKDVTSKGVNISDVFMGFRRTPHIVIAVRHNLSKESFFILRATIDTDKFNDLLSQLEVSGLGDSFLINKEGVLQTPSRDYGKVLDKMPLPVPEFSEHTRVYEQTYQDKALVIGYDYIHDTPFILMIVKQKAELMKPWQKTRLQLIGFLIASISVIVVVILSVSTYLVNRILLADQKRILTLHEVEYSNKMASIGRLAAGVAHEINNPLAVINEKVGLIKDMLTFKGDIKENKRLIELSNSALYSVDRCGTITKRLLNFARHLDVKIQQVDIGEVIKDVLGFLSKEAEYRSIKVSVSVLSNIPQFESDRGKLQQIFLNIVNNAFAAVKDGGKIDITAKREGTDLISVTFTDNGQGIPKSDLKKVFEPFFSTKTKQGGTGLGLSITYGLVQELGGSIGVQSEVGKGTSFVVTLPLKMEKKEGKDSENLASRR, encoded by the coding sequence ATGTCTATTCTTGAAAATTTAAAACCGAAATTCTGGAATTACAGTGATGTGGCCGCAGGCCCGCATAAGCATCTTTTCAACTTCAGGCGTATGTGGAAGATTGCGGTTTTGGTAATATCCATGGTAGCGATAATACCACTGGTTTCGATTACACTCATAGATTATAAAGTAACCCAGAATGCGGTAGAAACTGATTCTTTATTGCGTACAGCCCGTCTTGTTTCAAATACCTGGCGCACTGTTTCGTTTTTTCTTGTAGAGCGAAGAGCCGCCCTTGATTTTGTTGTACGGGATAATAGATTTGATTCATTGTGTGATGCAAAAAGGCTTTCCGAAATCCTGAATAATCTGAAAAAGGGATTTGGAGGTTTCATTGATATTGGTGTAATTGATTCAAACGGGATGCAAAGGGCCTATGCCGGACCCTATAAACTGCATGGTATAAATTACCGTGACCAGAGCTGGTTTAAGGATGTAACCAGCAAGGGAGTAAATATAAGCGATGTTTTCATGGGGTTCAGGCGTACCCCGCATATAGTTATTGCGGTCAGACACAACCTTTCAAAAGAATCTTTTTTTATTCTTCGTGCAACAATAGATACCGACAAATTTAATGATCTTCTATCCCAGCTTGAGGTAAGCGGTCTGGGGGATTCTTTTCTTATAAATAAAGAAGGAGTTCTCCAGACACCTTCAAGAGATTACGGCAAGGTTTTGGATAAGATGCCTTTGCCAGTTCCTGAATTTTCCGAACACACCCGTGTTTATGAACAAACATACCAGGACAAAGCGCTTGTAATAGGATATGATTACATTCATGACACGCCTTTTATTTTGATGATTGTTAAGCAAAAGGCCGAACTGATGAAGCCGTGGCAAAAAACCCGACTACAACTCATCGGGTTTCTTATTGCAAGCATAAGTGTTATAGTAGTTGTAATTTTAAGTGTTTCCACATACCTTGTAAACAGAATACTCCTTGCCGACCAGAAGCGCATTCTGACCCTGCACGAGGTTGAATATTCAAATAAAATGGCCTCAATCGGCAGGCTTGCCGCCGGAGTGGCGCATGAAATTAATAACCCTCTTGCGGTTATAAATGAAAAAGTCGGGCTTATTAAAGACATGCTCACATTCAAAGGCGATATTAAAGAAAATAAAAGATTAATTGAGCTTTCCAACTCGGCCCTTTATTCTGTGGACAGATGCGGGACAATTACAAAACGCCTGTTAAATTTTGCACGTCACCTTGATGTTAAAATCCAGCAGGTAGATATTGGTGAAGTGATAAAAGATGTTTTGGGGTTTTTAAGTAAAGAAGCGGAATACAGGAGTATTAAAGTCTCAGTAAGCGTTTTGAGTAATATCCCACAATTTGAAAGTGACAGAGGAAAACTTCAGCAAATATTTCTAAATATTGTAAACAATGCATTTGCAGCCGTAAAAGACGGCGGTAAAATTGATATTACCGCAAAGCGCGAAGGGACTGATTTGATTTCAGTAACTTTTACAGATAATGGTCAGGGTATTCCTAAATCGGATCTGAAAAAAGTGTTTGAACCGTTTTTTTCGACCAAAACCAAACAGGGAGGAACGGGGCTCGGCCTTTCCATAACTTACGGGCTTGTGCAGGAATTGGGCGGAAGTATAGGTGTTCAGAGTGAAGTGGGGAAAGGAACAAGTTTTGTTGTAACCCTTCCGCTTAAGATGGAAAAGAAGGAGGGAAAAGACAGTGAAAATCTTGCTAGTAGACGATGA
- a CDS encoding response regulator, with amino-acid sequence MKILLVDDEKELVSTLAERLSLRDIEADWVTSGDAAIKKCETKTYDIAVLDIKMPKIGGIELKKKLDSKNPGLKYIFVTGHGSEDDYMTACGETGAEYYLVKPVNIDDLIVKMNDVMLKKA; translated from the coding sequence GTGAAAATCTTGCTAGTAGACGATGAGAAAGAGCTGGTGTCGACTCTTGCGGAACGTCTTTCTTTAAGGGATATTGAGGCGGATTGGGTTACCAGTGGAGATGCCGCTATAAAAAAATGTGAAACCAAAACTTATGATATAGCTGTTCTCGATATCAAGATGCCTAAAATTGGTGGAATTGAACTTAAGAAAAAACTGGATTCAAAGAATCCCGGTTTGAAATATATCTTTGTAACGGGCCACGGGTCTGAAGATGATTATATGACAGCATGTGGCGAAACAGGGGCCGAATATTATCTTGTAAAACCAGTTAATATTGATGATCTTATAGTAAAAATGAACGATGTTATGCTAAAAAAGGCGTAG
- a CDS encoding sensor histidine kinase, producing MASKMGINGENALKFFGNMTASISHEVKNVLAIINENAGLLGDLCIMAEKGLPIDPGRFSAVAEKVIKQVQRGDVIIRRLNNFAHSVDEPDCDFDVNDILVLVLDLSERIALMSGIKLETNRTADPVIINANPFLFETLIWFFLDYAMNVIVGKEKTICITAEKNSDNVVITFSKLKGLPGIQADEFPGEREKSLLTALNAITVIDADSEKIIIKL from the coding sequence TTGGCATCAAAAATGGGTATAAATGGTGAAAATGCCCTTAAATTTTTTGGGAATATGACAGCATCGATTTCTCATGAAGTAAAAAACGTGCTTGCGATTATCAATGAAAATGCCGGTCTTCTAGGGGATCTTTGTATAATGGCTGAAAAAGGGCTTCCTATTGATCCGGGCCGCTTTAGTGCCGTTGCGGAAAAAGTAATAAAACAGGTTCAGCGGGGTGATGTGATTATAAGAAGGCTTAACAATTTTGCCCATAGTGTTGATGAACCGGATTGTGATTTTGATGTAAATGATATACTTGTTTTGGTCTTGGATCTTTCCGAGAGAATAGCTTTGATGAGCGGGATTAAACTTGAAACCAATAGAACAGCAGATCCTGTTATTATAAATGCCAATCCCTTTTTATTTGAAACTCTTATATGGTTTTTTCTTGATTATGCCATGAATGTCATTGTTGGAAAAGAAAAAACCATTTGTATTACAGCTGAAAAAAATTCCGATAATGTTGTTATAACTTTTTCCAAATTAAAAGGACTTCCCGGAATTCAAGCAGATGAATTTCCAGGAGAGCGTGAAAAATCCCTTCTTACCGCCCTGAATGCAATAACGGTAATTGATGCCGATTCAGAAAAGATAATTATAAAATTATAA